From a single Vanessa atalanta chromosome 26, ilVanAtal1.2, whole genome shotgun sequence genomic region:
- the LOC125073975 gene encoding uncharacterized protein LOC125073975, which produces MSGYLPVTLKGSNLRERHRYLNSLVTKAYDENVSIQEIISLPEISPIDRIFKIDLASKYKYVEYILQNLKDDDMLFVSRSLKCHWLLEPKYCDIISPLYLENVLYPEMIQPAVNKMKHWLQLNLKHSERSQEFYKYYKSDIGVAIKFFWHCSNEFILDELPNIIDKLTPVQVKLLFEICPSACTLYFKILPNNRTALARYVKDECNYFKCVKYLLKYDGNSFLDIVEKHFNTTKLDPFGPSSTEFIMKHYKSRVLAKIELYASSFLNIKTLAACLSSDEANEIILQLARADYLANWFSYQKVEPLFKRLNTKDRTLLKKQIFVDKNFGAKVAEWPYSLPTPLNLEEDYYLLDPVKLAPALTGCRFTKSIKKRKYSRYSCQIVSMEKSQLDKLFNRYRFTGFEGTFQELSKKLLGESTIEGRLNIMLVLVSKSGGVSEQVEKLLKFLVEKHKNEPNTLRAAVIRSLVKRERVWCAQDQAWVYLLEFGRDLGLDGSSTELICREGLHAVIIRHLLNNIPISKHLLSGFLRYFSTLSEYKLNVQEKALIAKRLPLQLLTLSPVAFLDILGEYKVSIEEFPDAIPILAKAASDEPDLLSRLYDAKLLRRELFHENFRIKPTGAMYLNALRHDVKPLEGGKSLAVLASKQRTNHDRFLQCLSVYFSESGGLAEQHRLMLEEALQKDHKTWLVRPLCTLMTNQSLFGRISELLAQAQTDNKKQSNILNEFKSNAHKTKPTLDIDAIDWKIIGAKAIANKMFICRTKDQERYLMKLVEWRRTAKILLRLSSNTAFAAEYFLRVCTLRRKVALNIGFSLYLKKITIDESIWTALKSLIENTKMSSDKSALLKKLEKPKSVPKNIVEDYWVFVYKLFFKIDKKRTTASLCRLENLLPEVDRKVITNILTEFINNDLSVSKLVNSYDLNTRISLYFQIIAKHLLLCKTEDEQKYLIENVCDKFFDELEVSFKTIDKKNLLLECLDEFILSLKYTKAFLEEHVSPMAVFERILNRLHKILPIEENFTRYAEIHLTMLFYKSIKQTNKFDINTTDSTKRYEAIEILGKVFGKYIGYEIKELVSRFFRSVLDIYKNILENYLDNYFHFNYARKLFVTFVIKGILEVGSHEAILLAEHIFQRNQKYCISEPHRSEILNVLKESNSEVKFFLYNDIFKA; this is translated from the coding sequence atgTCTGGATATTTACCGGTAACCTTAAAAGGTTCAAATTTACGTGAACGGCACCGCTATCTGAATTCTTTAGTTACTAAAGCGTATGACGAAAATGTTTCTATCCAAGAGATCATCTCTCTACCAGAAATATCACCAATAGaccgaatatttaaaattgacctCGCTTCCAAGTATAAATATgttgaatacattttacaaaacctTAAAGATGACGATATGCTATTTGTGAGCAGATCACTCAAATGTCATTGGCTTCTTGAACCGAAATATTGCGACATAATAAGTCCCTTATATTTGGAGAATGTTCTTTATCCAGAAATGATCCAACCtgctgtaaataaaatgaaacactggttgcaattaaacttaaaacactCGGAAAGGTCTCAGGAGTTCTACAAATATTACAAGTCTGATATTGGTGTAGCTATAAAGTTTTTTTGGCATTGTTCCAACGAATTTATATTGGATGAATTACCGAATATAATAGACAAATTGACGCCAGTGCAAGTGAAATTGCTCTTCGAGATCTGTCCTTCTGCTTGTACGctgtattttaagattttaccGAACAATCGCACGGCGCTGGCGCGTTATGTAAAAGATGAATGTAATTACTTCaaatgtgttaaatatttactaaaatatgatGGAAACTCATTTTTAGACATTGTTgagaaacattttaatacaactaAGCTGGATCCTTTCGGCCCATCATCGACCGAATTCATAATGAAACACTATAAAAGTAGAGTTTTAGCCAAAATCGAGTTATATGCGTCATCATTCCTTAATATCAAAACTTTGGCTGCTTGTTTGTCCAGCGATGAAgctaatgaaattattttacaacttgCTCGAGCCGATTATCTTGCGAACTGGTTTTCTTACCAGAAAGTAGAACCACTATTTAAGCGCTTGAATACAAAAGACCGAACACttctaaaaaaacaaatttttgtgGATAAAAATTTCGGTGCTAAAGTTGCCGAATGGCCTTATTCATTACCGACGCCTTTAAATCTCGAAGAAGACTATTATCTACTTGATCCTGTGAAATTAGCACCTGCTTTAACCGGTTGCCGTTTTACGaagagtataaaaaaaagaaaatatagccGCTATTCTTGTCAAATAGTCAGCATGGAAAAGTCtcaattagataaattattcaatCGCTACCGATTTACAGGCTTCGAAGGAACATTTCAAGAATTAAGCAAGAAGTTATTAGGCGAAAGCACTATCGAAGGGAGATTAAACATTATGTTGGTTCTTGTGAGTAAAAGTGGTGGTGTTTCGGAACAAGTTGAAAAGTTACTTAAGTTTTTAGTAGAGAAACACAAAAACGAACCAAACACACTGCGAGCAGCGGTAATAAGATCTCTTGTGAAACGGGAACGTGTGTGGTGTGCACAAGATCAAGCCTGGGTCTATTTGTTAGAGTTTGGGCGAGATTTAGGACTTGATGGTTCATCTACTGAACTTATTTGCCGAGAAGGACTCCATGCTGTCATTATTAgacacttattaaataatattcctatCTCAAAACATTTGCTGTCGGGTTTTCTACGGTATTTCTCAACTCTGTCTGAATACAAATTGAATGTACAAGAAAAAGCGCTAATTGCAAAACGATTACCACTTCAACTTTTGACTTTAAGCCCTGTTGCCTTTTTGGATATTCTGGGAGAATATAAGGTTTCTATTGAGGAATTTCCTGATGCTATACCTATACTTGCCAAAGCAGCATCTGACGAACCTGATTTGCTGAGTAGATTATACGACGCAAAATTGTTGCGACGTGAACTCTTCCATGAAAACTTCAGAATTAAACCTACAGGTGCTATGTATTTAAATGCTTTGCGACATGATGTGAAACCCCTCGAAGGTGGTAAGAGCTTAGCGGTATTAGCCTCTAAACAGCGCACAAATCATGATAGATTCCTTCAATGTTTAAGTGTGTACTTTAGTGAATCTGGTGGCTTAGCAGAACAGCACAGATTAATGTTAGAGGAAGCTTTACAAAAAGATCATAAAACGTGGTTAGTTCGTCCATTATGCACCTTAATGACGAATCAGTCATTATTCGGACGTATTTCAGAATTATTAGCTCAAGCTCAAactgataataaaaaacaatcaaatatattaaatgaatttaaatctaATGCACATAAGACTAAGCCAACTTTGGATATCGATGCTATTGATTGGAAAATTATAGGAGCTAAAGcaattgcaaataaaatgtttatttgtagaACGAAAGATCAGGAACGATACCTAATGAAACTTGTGGAGTGGAGACGAACggctaaaattttattaaggttATCATCTAATACTGCATTTGCTGCTGAGTATTTCCTTCGTGTTTGTACTTTAAGACGTAAAGTTGCACTTAATATTGGTTTTTCATTATATCTCAAAAAGATTACGATTGATGAATCCATTTGGACGGCTTTGAAATCcttaattgaaaatacaaaaatgtcaTCCGATAAATCTGCTTTATTAAAGAAGTTAGAGAAACCAAAATCCGTTCCGAAAAATATAGTGGAAGATTACTGGGTATtcgtgtataaattatttttcaagattGATAAGAAAAGGACTACGGCATCGCTTTGTCGTCTGGAAAATCTTCTTCCTGAAGTAGATCGAaaagtaattactaatattctaacggaatttattaataacgaccTGAGTGTCAGTAAACTAGTAAATAGTTACGACCTCAATACAAGAATATCTCTGTATTTCCAAATTATAGCCAAACACTTGTTGCTTTGTAAAACTGAGGACgaacagaaatatttaattgaaaatgtatgCGATAAATTTTTTGATGAACTAGAAGTTTCGTTTAAAactattgacaaaaaaaatttacttttagaaTGTTTGGACGAATTCATACTTTCCTTGAAATATACTAAAGCATTTTTAGAGGAACATGTCTCCCCTATGGCGGTATTTGAAAGAATACTCAATAGGTTACATAAGATTTTACCCATCGAAGAAAACTTTACAAGATACGCCGAGATTCATTTAACTATGCTCTTTTATAAAAGCATAAAACAGAcgaataaatttgatataaatacaacGGATTCAACGAAACGCTACGAAGCTATTGAAATTTTGGGTAAAGTATTTGGTAAATACATTGGTTACGAGATAAAGGAGTTGGTCTCGAGATTCTTCCGATCTGTGCTggacatttacaaaaatattttagaaaattatttagacAATTACTTTCATTTTAACTATGCTAGGAAATTGTTTGTTACATTTGTAATCAAAGGTATTTTAGAAGTTGGTTCACATGAGGCGATACTTTTAGCGGAACATATATTCCAGAGGAATCAAAAATACTGTATTTCTGAACCACATCGAAGTGAAATTTTAAACGTGCTGAAAGAATCGAACAGTGAGgttaaatttttcttatataacgaTATTTTCAAAGCATga
- the LOC125073977 gene encoding dynamin-like 120 kDa protein, mitochondrial isoform X2 yields the protein MSRILNHRVRSSLKKSSFTCVDKRAVAFSIYTGRSLLLHKPIDPSHIPRRKYGMLVARAVRGMLKIRYLLLGGAVGGGMTLNKKYVEWKDGLPDMGWLNEILPDNDQWDKFTTTLINAKEKIGDQLQIDPRLREAGLARAAELRGWLAQRYEDAVAAAATNNASQIEPAPKIVNNLQSKPAPGQSSNSSAEEAAAYEKRVHALQQEVLTLQARYQRELQRLEQENRELRQQNMLLRQGRQPPAKKMKRSLIDMYSAVLDELAGWEAGEAGRLPRVVVVGDQSAGKTSVLEMIAQARIFPRGAGEMCTRAPVKVTLSEGPYHVAQFRDSSREFDLNKESDLADLRKEVELRMRNSVRGGRTVSTDVIAMSVRGPGLPRMVLVDLPGVISTQTVDMAADTRDAIKQMTKQYMDNPNAIILCIQDGSVDAERSNVTDLVASCDPQGKRTIFVLTKVDLAEENLANPNRIRRILEGKLFPMKALGYYAVVTGRSRKDDSIQSIREYEERFFSSSKLFKTGMVAAAQVTTRNLALGVADCFWRMVRDSVEQQADAFKAMRFNLETEWKNTFPRTRELDRDELFERARAELLDQSAELSAVAAPAWELRLQAALWASAADHVFADIYLPAAAHAHGDMDKFNTSVDIKLREWAEGSLSAQAVSAGREALREEFEALLARAGDSDAAYEAVKRAAVDEALARHQWEERALDVLRVLQLSALQDACVRSRADWDAAVALMDDALRARLRAVDAELRALTGPGFRERWLRWASATEEQQRRSHVRQELEQLGAARPSLTYDEVVAVRDNLRRRGIEVDNDYIRETWKPVYLKNFLTRAQARARDCKKSFYLYSQQNGGEKECSEVVMFWRVCGALRASANALRQQICNREAARLDRELREVLDEMAADPDLKKKLISGRRVELAEELKRVRQVQEKLEEFIEALNKEK from the exons ATGTCGAGAATATTGAATCATCGTGTGAG GTCTTCTCTCAAAAAATCATCTTTCACATGTGTAGACAAAAGAGCTGTTGCCTTCTCTATATATACTGGACGCAGCCTACTTCTCCACAAACCAATAGATCCCAGTCACATTCCAAGAAGAAAATATGGAATGTTGGTTGCAAGGGCTGTACGGGGCATGCTTAAGATTAGATACTTATTACTTGGTGGTGCTGTAGGAGGAGGCATGACTTTAAATAAG aaaTATGTTGAATGGAAAGATGGTCTGCCAGATATGGGGTGGCTAAATGAGATACTACCCGACAATGATCAATGGGATAAATTCACTACGACACTCATTAATGCGAAAGAAAAGATTGGTGACCAATTACAGATAG ATCCTCGTCTGCGCGAGGCGGGGCTGGCGCGCGCAGCCGAGCTGCGGGGCTGGCTCGCGCAACGCTACGAGGATGCTGTTGCGGCAGCCGCTACTAACAACGCCAGTCAAATTG AACCAGCACCAAAGATTGTGAACAACTTACAGAGTAAACCGGCACCAGGTCAATCCAGCAATTCTTCCGCCGAGGAAGCTGCTGCATATG AGAAAAGAGTGCACGCCTTACAACAGGAAGTACTTACGCTGCAAGCTCGCTATCAGCGGGAGCTTCAGAGACTGGAACAAGAGAATAGGGAGTTGAGGCAGCAGAACATGTTGCTCAGGCAGGGCAGGCAACCACCAGCCAAGAAGATGAAG CGCTCGCTCATCGATATGTACTCTGCCGTGTTGGACGAGCTGGCGGGCTGGGAAGCCGGCGAGGCAGGCAGACTGCCCCGAGTCGTGGTAGTGGGAGACCAGTCCGCAGGGAAGACCTCCGTGCTAGAGATGATCGCCCAGGCTAGGATATTCCCCCGGGGCGCCGGAGAGATGTGCACCAG AGCACCGGTGAAAGTGACATTGTCGGAGGGCCCATACCACGTGGCACAGTTCAGAGACTCCTCCCGGGAATTCGATCTCAACAAGGAGTCGGACCTCGCAGATCTTCGCAA GGAGGTGGAGCTGCGCATGCGCAACAGCGTGCGCGGCGGCCGCACGGTGTCCACTGACGTCATCGCCATGTCGGTGCGCGGGCCCGGCCTGCCGCGCATGGTGCTCGTGGACCTGCCCGGCGTCATCTCC ACGCAGACGGTGGACATGGCGGCCGACACGCGAGACGCCATCAAGCAGATGACCAAGCAGTACATGGACAACCCCAATGCCATCATTCTGTGTATACAG GACGGCTCAGTGGATGCGGAACGAAGCAACGTGACGGACTTAGTGGCATCCTGCGACCCCCAGGGCAAGCGAACGATATTTGTGCTCACTAAAGTGGACCTCGCCGAGGAAAACCTCGCCAACCCCAACCGG atCCGTCGTATCTTGGAGGGGAAACTGTTCCCGATGAAGGCGCTCGGCTACTACGCCGTGGTCACCGGCCGCAGCCGCAAGGACGACTCCATCCAGAGCATCCGAGAGTACGAGGAGAGGTTCTTCAGCTCGTCCAAACTCTTCAA GACCGGCATGGTGGCGGCGGCGCAGGTCACGACGCGCAACCTGGCGCTGGGCGTGGCGGACTGCTTCTGGCGCATGGTGCGCGACTCGGTGGAGCAGCAGGCGGACGCCTTCAAGGCCATGCGCTTCAACCTGGAGACGGAGTGGAAGAACACGTTCCCGCGCACGCGCGAGCTGGACCGCGACGAGCTGTtcgagcgcgcgcgcgccgaGCTGCTGGACCAGTCGGCCGAGCTGTCGGCCGTGGCCGCGCCCGCCTGGGAGCTGCGCCTGCAGGCCGCGCTGTGGGCCTCCGCCGCCGACCACGTGTTCGCCGACATCTACCTGCCCGCCGCGGCGCACGCGCACGGCGACATGG ACAAGTTCAACACGTCGGTGGACATAAAGCTGCGCGAGTGGGCCGAGGGCTCGCTGTCGGCGCAGGCCGTGAGCGCGGGGCGCGAGGCGCTGCGCGAGGAGTTCGAGGCGCTGCTGGCGCGCGCCGGCGACTCGGACGCCGCCTACGAGGCCGTCAAGCGCGCCGCCGTCGACGAGGCGCTGGCGCGCCACCAGTGGGAGGAGCGCGCGCTCGACGTGCTGCGCGTGCTGCAGCTGTCCGCGCTGCAGGACGCCTGCGTGCGCTCGCGCGCCGACTGGGACGCGGCCGTGGCGCTCATGGACGACGCGCTGCGCGCGCGCCTGCGCGCCGTCGACGCCGAGCTGCGCGCGCTCACCG GGCCCGGCTTCCGCGAGCGCTGGCTGCGCTGGGCGAGCGCCACGGAGGAGCAGCAGCGCCGCTCGCACGTGCGCCAGGAGCTGGAGCAGCTCGGGGCGGCGAGGCCCTCGCTCACGTACGATGAG GTGGTTGCGGTCAGAGACAACTTGAGACGACGTGGCATCGAAGTCGATAACGATTACATTCGGGAGACGTGGAAACCCGTCTACCTTAA GAATTTCTTAACGCGCGCACAGGCTCGAGCTAGAGATTGTAAGAAAAGCTTCTACTTGTACAGTCAGCAAAACGGCGGAGAG AAGGAGTGCAGCGAGGTGGTGATGTTCTGGCGCGTGTGCGGCGCGCTGCGGGCGTCCGCCAACGCGCTGCGCCAGCAGATCTGCAACCGCGAGGCCGCGCGCCTCGACCGCGAGCTGCGCGAGGTGCTCGACGAG ATGGCAGCCGATCCAGATCTCAAGAAAAAACTTATATCCGGTAGAAGAGTAGAACTTGCAGAAGAATTAA aacgCGTAAGACAAGTCCAAGAAAAGTTAGAGGAGTTCATAGAGGCTCTGAACAAGGAGAAATAg
- the LOC125073972 gene encoding zinc finger protein 26-like translates to MENTEVEDQITLSALKFVCGDNEYVCRLCLSPTNNKYVNIEDTVKLQTRYYENSISYQNMLGNLNVPEEPLLPQILCKSCAKITINCYLFQQLRQFSMDKWVKVLQLLKNSLSQLDTLKTDTQTAFLILNKTDNLVFTNHKSYEVKPKKVAILKEIMRSCRKYIQAQQKLKECICNECGEKFPTHFLLVKHIKAHNKTHNPCKECTKSFSTPTQLQEHMERVHYPKTLQCDKCSYMSSTLKILKSHENHYHIPAKCKLCNIEFLSRKALRAHLDNHNAKICSLCDKKFLNIHNFKIHINRCGITGYRPERYVCDICNKCYSSKNGLRSHLKTDHGFGKVLSCSWCNKKFDAISRLKDHIVKHTKERNFHCNLCGGQFVTYPALVYHIRLHTGERPFPCDLCDESFLSASRRMEHKKRKHIGPTKACTLCHMKFITSHQLRKHFQRHFNPNSKLFITKADLLELQKAGKQL, encoded by the exons ATGGAAAATACAGAAGTTGAAGACCAAATAACTTTATCAGCACTAAAATTCGTATGTGGTGATAATGAATACGTTTGTAGGTTATGTTTATCACcaacaaataacaaatatgtaaaCATAGAAGATACTGTGAAATTACAGACACGTTACTATGAAAATTCGATCTCGTATCAAAATATGCTTGGGAACTTAAAC gtgCCAGAAGAACCTCTACTGCCTCAAATTCTTTGCAAGAGTTGTGCGAAGATaactattaattgttatttattccaACAACTCCGTCAGTTCTCTATGGATAAATGGGTCAAAGTATTACAACTTCTGAAAAATTCACTTTCTCAATTGGATACACTCAAGACAGATACTCAAactgcatttttaattttaaataaaactgataatCTAGTATTCACAAATCATAAAAGTTATGAAGTTAAGCCAAAAAAGGTggctattttaaaagaaataatgagGAGTTGCCGAAAGTACATCCAGGCCCAACAGAAATTAAAAGAATGCATCTGTAATGAATGTGGTGAAAAGTTTCCTACTCATTTTCTTTTAGTAAAACATATAAAGGCTCACAATAAAACGCATAATCCATGCAAGGAATGTACAAAATCTTTTTCTACACCAACACAATTACAAGAGCATATGGAAAGAGTGCATTATCCAAAGACTTTGCAATGTGATAAATGCTCCTACATGTCGAGCACACTCAAGATATTAAAATCACATGAAAATCATTACCACATTCCAGCTAAGTGTAAATTGTGTAACATAGAGTTTCTGTCAAGAAAAGCACTTCGAGCTCATCTAGACAATCACAATGCCAAAATATGTTCTCTGTGTGACAAAAAATTTCTGAACAtacataatttcaaaatacatattaatagatGTGGTATAACAGGATATAGACCAGAGAGATATGTTTgtgatatttgtaataaatgttatagtAGCAAAAACGGACTGAGATCACATTTAAAGACTGACCATGGGTTTGGAAAAGTATTATCTTGTAGCTGGTGCAATAAGAAATTTGATGCCATCAGTAGATTGAAGGACCATATTGTCAAACATACAAAGGAGAGAAATTTTCATTGTAATCTATGTGGTGGTCAGTTTGTTACATACCCTGCTTTGGTATACCATATACGGTTACATACAGGAGAAAGACCATTTCCATGTGATTTATGTGATGAAAGTTTTCTTTCAGCATCTCGGAGAATGGAACATAAAAAACGAAAACATATTGGCCCCACAAAAGCTTGTACCCTTTGTCATATGAAATTCATAACTAGTCACCAACTACGCAAGCATTTCCAGAGACATTTTAACCCAAACAGCAAACTTTTTATCACAAAAGCAGATTTATTAGAATTACAAAAGGCTGGAAAACAATTGTAA
- the LOC125073977 gene encoding dynamin-like 120 kDa protein, mitochondrial isoform X1 — MSRILNHRVRSSLKKSSFTCVDKRAVAFSIYTGRSLLLHKPIDPSHIPRRKYGMLVARAVRGMLKIRYLLLGGAVGGGMTLNKKYVEWKDGLPDMGWLNEILPDNDQWDKFTTTLINAKEKIGDQLQIGPLTLSLTSDPRLREAGLARAAELRGWLAQRYEDAVAAAATNNASQIEPAPKIVNNLQSKPAPGQSSNSSAEEAAAYEKRVHALQQEVLTLQARYQRELQRLEQENRELRQQNMLLRQGRQPPAKKMKRSLIDMYSAVLDELAGWEAGEAGRLPRVVVVGDQSAGKTSVLEMIAQARIFPRGAGEMCTRAPVKVTLSEGPYHVAQFRDSSREFDLNKESDLADLRKEVELRMRNSVRGGRTVSTDVIAMSVRGPGLPRMVLVDLPGVISTQTVDMAADTRDAIKQMTKQYMDNPNAIILCIQDGSVDAERSNVTDLVASCDPQGKRTIFVLTKVDLAEENLANPNRIRRILEGKLFPMKALGYYAVVTGRSRKDDSIQSIREYEERFFSSSKLFKTGMVAAAQVTTRNLALGVADCFWRMVRDSVEQQADAFKAMRFNLETEWKNTFPRTRELDRDELFERARAELLDQSAELSAVAAPAWELRLQAALWASAADHVFADIYLPAAAHAHGDMDKFNTSVDIKLREWAEGSLSAQAVSAGREALREEFEALLARAGDSDAAYEAVKRAAVDEALARHQWEERALDVLRVLQLSALQDACVRSRADWDAAVALMDDALRARLRAVDAELRALTGPGFRERWLRWASATEEQQRRSHVRQELEQLGAARPSLTYDEVVAVRDNLRRRGIEVDNDYIRETWKPVYLKNFLTRAQARARDCKKSFYLYSQQNGGEKECSEVVMFWRVCGALRASANALRQQICNREAARLDRELREVLDEMAADPDLKKKLISGRRVELAEELKRVRQVQEKLEEFIEALNKEK, encoded by the exons ATGTCGAGAATATTGAATCATCGTGTGAG GTCTTCTCTCAAAAAATCATCTTTCACATGTGTAGACAAAAGAGCTGTTGCCTTCTCTATATATACTGGACGCAGCCTACTTCTCCACAAACCAATAGATCCCAGTCACATTCCAAGAAGAAAATATGGAATGTTGGTTGCAAGGGCTGTACGGGGCATGCTTAAGATTAGATACTTATTACTTGGTGGTGCTGTAGGAGGAGGCATGACTTTAAATAAG aaaTATGTTGAATGGAAAGATGGTCTGCCAGATATGGGGTGGCTAAATGAGATACTACCCGACAATGATCAATGGGATAAATTCACTACGACACTCATTAATGCGAAAGAAAAGATTGGTGACCAATTACAGATAG GTCCACTGACGCTGTCGCTGACCTCAGATCCTCGTCTGCGCGAGGCGGGGCTGGCGCGCGCAGCCGAGCTGCGGGGCTGGCTCGCGCAACGCTACGAGGATGCTGTTGCGGCAGCCGCTACTAACAACGCCAGTCAAATTG AACCAGCACCAAAGATTGTGAACAACTTACAGAGTAAACCGGCACCAGGTCAATCCAGCAATTCTTCCGCCGAGGAAGCTGCTGCATATG AGAAAAGAGTGCACGCCTTACAACAGGAAGTACTTACGCTGCAAGCTCGCTATCAGCGGGAGCTTCAGAGACTGGAACAAGAGAATAGGGAGTTGAGGCAGCAGAACATGTTGCTCAGGCAGGGCAGGCAACCACCAGCCAAGAAGATGAAG CGCTCGCTCATCGATATGTACTCTGCCGTGTTGGACGAGCTGGCGGGCTGGGAAGCCGGCGAGGCAGGCAGACTGCCCCGAGTCGTGGTAGTGGGAGACCAGTCCGCAGGGAAGACCTCCGTGCTAGAGATGATCGCCCAGGCTAGGATATTCCCCCGGGGCGCCGGAGAGATGTGCACCAG AGCACCGGTGAAAGTGACATTGTCGGAGGGCCCATACCACGTGGCACAGTTCAGAGACTCCTCCCGGGAATTCGATCTCAACAAGGAGTCGGACCTCGCAGATCTTCGCAA GGAGGTGGAGCTGCGCATGCGCAACAGCGTGCGCGGCGGCCGCACGGTGTCCACTGACGTCATCGCCATGTCGGTGCGCGGGCCCGGCCTGCCGCGCATGGTGCTCGTGGACCTGCCCGGCGTCATCTCC ACGCAGACGGTGGACATGGCGGCCGACACGCGAGACGCCATCAAGCAGATGACCAAGCAGTACATGGACAACCCCAATGCCATCATTCTGTGTATACAG GACGGCTCAGTGGATGCGGAACGAAGCAACGTGACGGACTTAGTGGCATCCTGCGACCCCCAGGGCAAGCGAACGATATTTGTGCTCACTAAAGTGGACCTCGCCGAGGAAAACCTCGCCAACCCCAACCGG atCCGTCGTATCTTGGAGGGGAAACTGTTCCCGATGAAGGCGCTCGGCTACTACGCCGTGGTCACCGGCCGCAGCCGCAAGGACGACTCCATCCAGAGCATCCGAGAGTACGAGGAGAGGTTCTTCAGCTCGTCCAAACTCTTCAA GACCGGCATGGTGGCGGCGGCGCAGGTCACGACGCGCAACCTGGCGCTGGGCGTGGCGGACTGCTTCTGGCGCATGGTGCGCGACTCGGTGGAGCAGCAGGCGGACGCCTTCAAGGCCATGCGCTTCAACCTGGAGACGGAGTGGAAGAACACGTTCCCGCGCACGCGCGAGCTGGACCGCGACGAGCTGTtcgagcgcgcgcgcgccgaGCTGCTGGACCAGTCGGCCGAGCTGTCGGCCGTGGCCGCGCCCGCCTGGGAGCTGCGCCTGCAGGCCGCGCTGTGGGCCTCCGCCGCCGACCACGTGTTCGCCGACATCTACCTGCCCGCCGCGGCGCACGCGCACGGCGACATGG ACAAGTTCAACACGTCGGTGGACATAAAGCTGCGCGAGTGGGCCGAGGGCTCGCTGTCGGCGCAGGCCGTGAGCGCGGGGCGCGAGGCGCTGCGCGAGGAGTTCGAGGCGCTGCTGGCGCGCGCCGGCGACTCGGACGCCGCCTACGAGGCCGTCAAGCGCGCCGCCGTCGACGAGGCGCTGGCGCGCCACCAGTGGGAGGAGCGCGCGCTCGACGTGCTGCGCGTGCTGCAGCTGTCCGCGCTGCAGGACGCCTGCGTGCGCTCGCGCGCCGACTGGGACGCGGCCGTGGCGCTCATGGACGACGCGCTGCGCGCGCGCCTGCGCGCCGTCGACGCCGAGCTGCGCGCGCTCACCG GGCCCGGCTTCCGCGAGCGCTGGCTGCGCTGGGCGAGCGCCACGGAGGAGCAGCAGCGCCGCTCGCACGTGCGCCAGGAGCTGGAGCAGCTCGGGGCGGCGAGGCCCTCGCTCACGTACGATGAG GTGGTTGCGGTCAGAGACAACTTGAGACGACGTGGCATCGAAGTCGATAACGATTACATTCGGGAGACGTGGAAACCCGTCTACCTTAA GAATTTCTTAACGCGCGCACAGGCTCGAGCTAGAGATTGTAAGAAAAGCTTCTACTTGTACAGTCAGCAAAACGGCGGAGAG AAGGAGTGCAGCGAGGTGGTGATGTTCTGGCGCGTGTGCGGCGCGCTGCGGGCGTCCGCCAACGCGCTGCGCCAGCAGATCTGCAACCGCGAGGCCGCGCGCCTCGACCGCGAGCTGCGCGAGGTGCTCGACGAG ATGGCAGCCGATCCAGATCTCAAGAAAAAACTTATATCCGGTAGAAGAGTAGAACTTGCAGAAGAATTAA aacgCGTAAGACAAGTCCAAGAAAAGTTAGAGGAGTTCATAGAGGCTCTGAACAAGGAGAAATAg